Proteins co-encoded in one Armatimonadota bacterium genomic window:
- a CDS encoding cupin domain-containing protein: MRTNIRLGLVGLVMTSIFVLGPGAGAQQGFKSSLVLQTTTTSIGQPILFPLFRNEVRAFLIELAPGGEVGRHRHPVPTFVYVLEGTFTVETDGHPPRQYQAGQGYVEAMGTWHNGLNRGTTPVKFLVVYAAEEGRPTAVRP, encoded by the coding sequence ATGAGAACCAACATCAGGCTCGGACTGGTGGGACTGGTAATGACGTCCATTTTCGTCCTGGGCCCCGGCGCGGGGGCTCAGCAAGGGTTCAAATCCTCGCTGGTGCTTCAGACAACGACCACCTCCATCGGGCAGCCGATCCTTTTCCCTCTCTTCCGGAACGAGGTGAGGGCGTTCCTCATCGAACTCGCGCCCGGAGGGGAGGTCGGCCGGCACCGCCATCCCGTCCCCACCTTTGTCTACGTCCTCGAAGGGACGTTCACGGTGGAGACGGACGGCCATCCACCCAGGCAGTACCAGGCCGGACAGGGGTACGTAGAAGCCATGGGCACCTGGCACAACGGCCTGAACCGGGGCACGACGCCTGTGAAGTTCCTGGTGGTCTACGCGGCCGAAGAAGGCAGGCCGACGGCCGTTCGTCCGTAG